In Acropora muricata isolate sample 2 chromosome 11, ASM3666990v1, whole genome shotgun sequence, one DNA window encodes the following:
- the LOC136888996 gene encoding zinc finger MYM-type protein 1-like has translation MELWDWSLDVLKDTEMKSRINGVKSMMTKFSFYFGCCLGEKILRQTDNLSRALQSSSISAAQGNKLAVDVVKTLKTDRSDESFDLFWARIKQRKDKEIESIEDPVPPRKRKVPSRFELGQQQTHYFPQTAKDHYKQIYFEAIDFATTAITARFDQKDFKVYMNLQELLLKATAKQPYDAELAEVLKVDSEDLNPYQLEGQLVLLPQVAASNAFDTSRFNVDDLISFFQSIDEPNKLLLSEICTLGKLLLVMPATNAASERSFSALKRVKTYLRATTGDARLNHLMTLHVHRDRTDSIDLVAAANQFVGEQENREQLFGSFTTNDLSRKVSLVSRSTQTSL, from the coding sequence ATGGAGCTTTGGGATTGGTCCCTTGATGTCTTAAAGGACACAGAAATGAAATCGAGAATCAATGGAGTTAAAAGTATGATGACAaagtttagtttttattttggttgttgCTTAGGTGAGAAAATTTTGCGACAAACCGACAACTTGAGCCGTGCTTTGCAGAGTTCTTCAATTTCTGCTGCTCAGGGAAATAAGCTTGCAGTAGATGTGGTCAAAACCTTGAAAACAGATCGGAGCGACGAGTCTTTTGATCTCTTCTGGGCTCGCATCAAACAGagaaaggacaaagaaattGAGTCCATCGAAGATCCCGTGCCTCCAAGGAAGAGAAAAGTCCCAAGCAGATTCGAGCTTGGACAACAACAAACGCACTATTTCCCTCAAACGGCCAAGGACCACTATaagcaaatttattttgaagcCATCGATTTTGCAACAACTGCAATCACAGCACGATTTGACCAGAAGGACTTCAAAGTGTACATGAATCTCCAAGAGCTTCTTTTAAAGGCCACAGCTAAACAACCGTACGATGCTGAACTGGCCGAAGTTTTGAAGGTGGATAGTGAAGACCTGAATCCCTATCAACTTGAAGGCCAGCTAGTACTTCTCCCACAAGTGGCTGCCTCGAATGCTTTTGACACTTCAAGATTTAATGTCGATGACCTAATATCATTTTTTCAATCAATTGATGAACCCAATAAATTACTTCTTTCTGAAATTTGCACGCTGGGAAAGTTACTGTTGGTTATGCCAGCAACGAATGCCGCGAGTGAACGTTCATTTTCTGCTTTAAAGCGCGTCAAGACATATTTGCGTGCAACAACTGGAGACGCAAGGCTGAACCATCTCATGACGCTTCATGTCCACAGGGACAGGACTGATTCGATTGACCTGGTAGCTGCAGCAAACCAGTTTGTTGGAGAACAAGAGAACAGAGAACAGTTGTTTGGGTCTTTTACCACAAATGATTTGTCGCGAAAGGTGTCTTTGGTCTCGCGTTCAACGCAAACATCTCTATAA
- the LOC136889380 gene encoding zinc finger MYM-type protein 1-like codes for MASRKNNQETSKQSTLLRWVRPDREPSKTENHGEQAVLEETSQESDEQAAGTSNSSNSNINTTPQGPELPPTPDLPSVSKGPNQPKNFKFPQRTFGNTKKRSFQPVWFEQRPWLHYVEKTDMVLCFTCVKAIQNNMLSSTKADPQFTRIGYSNWKNAMDKKKGFQKHALSESHKEAVARVITAPATTTGDVGELLSEKHAKEKAINRKILLTILSNVRFLARQALPLRGNWDTDSASEINSNFYQLLKLRSEENPEISEWLSRRTKKYTSPMVQNEMLEVLALGVLREISDNIQNAKFFTIMADETADVSIKEQLLVCIRWVDDKFVIHEDFIGMWPLPRTTADQIVETLREALQQMNLDIQNARGQCYDGAATMAGEKTGVATQIKSVNGKCLYTHCYGHALNLAVADAIKSVKCMSDALDTVREIGKLH; via the exons ATGGCTTCAAGAAAGAATAATCAAGAGACTAGTAAGCAAAGCACACTCCTTAGATGGGTGAGACCTGATCGTGAGCCATCGAAGACTGAAAACCATGGAGAACAAGCTGTTTTAGAAGAAACATCTCAGGAATCTGACGAGCAAGCAGCAGGAACTTCCAATTCTTCGAACTCAAACATAAATACCACACCACAAGGACCTGAATTGCCGCCCACTCCAGATCTGCCATCAGTGTCAAAAGGCCCCAATCAACCGAAGAACTTTAAATTTCCCCAAAGAACGTTTGGAAATACGAAGAAACGTTCATTTCAACCAGTGTGGTTCGAACAGAGGCCATGGCTACATTATGTCGAGAAAACTGACATGGTGTTATGTTTCACTTGTGTAAAAGCCATCCAAAATAATATGCTTTCCTCGACAAAAGCAGACCCACAGTTCACTCGGATTGGGTATAGCaactggaaaaatgcaatgGACAAAAAGAAAGGGTTTCAAAAACACGCACTCTCTGAATCTCATAAGGAAGCAGTAGCCAGAGTCATTACAGCCCCAGCTACAACCACCGGGGATGTCGGAGAGTTGTTGTCTGAGAAGCACGcaaaggaaaaggcaataaacagaaaAATCCTACTCACGATTCTTTCCAACGTCCGTTTTTTAGCTCGTCAGGCCCTGCCACTACGGGGAAATTGGGACACTGACAGTGCGAGTGAGATTAACTCAAACTTTTATCAACTACTGAAACTGCGATCTGAAGAAAACCCAGAAATAAGTGAGTGGCTTAGTCGTAGAACTAAGAAATACACATCCCCTATGGTTCAGAATGAGATGCTCGAAGTTCTTGCTCTAGGTGTGCTGCGGGAAATATCAGACAACATTCAGAATGCTAAGTTTTTTACGATAATGGCAGATGAGACAGCTGATGTGTCTATCAAGGAGCAACTTCTTGTATGCATTCGTTGGGTTGACGACAAGTTTGTAATTCATGAAGACTTTATTGGAATGTGGCCCTTGCCCAGAACCACTGCTGATCAGATCGTAGAAACACTGAGAGAGGCCCTGCAACAAATGAATCTCGATATTCAGAATGCTCGTGGTCAGTGCTATGATGGTGCTGCAACAATGGCAGGGGAGAAAACTGGTGTGGCAACGCAGATTAAATCCGTCAATGGAAAGTGCCTGTATACACACTGTTATGGCCATGCCTTGAACTTGGCCGTTGCTGATGCCATAAAATCAGTGAAATGTATGAGTGATGCACTTGACACTGTCAGAGAAATTGGAAAGTTG CATTAG